From Caldicellulosiruptor hydrothermalis 108, a single genomic window includes:
- a CDS encoding sugar-binding transcriptional regulator, with the protein MESYFESIKKIAPEIVEIIERRYEILKNISYYQPIGRRVLAEKLSLTERIVRNEIDILRNLGLINVTENGTFLTNEGKEILEKLSNIVYDIKGLEDIKAKVKEILKAKDVYVVPGDADLNPYVLKEIGILASKVILTLIEDVKIIAVTGGQTVKEVVDSFPTCSFKDILVVPARGGIGQEVEKQANTLAANLAKKINGSYKLLHLPDTMDEEVYNLLIKKEEVQEVLNDINNADMLVFGIGNAIEMAKRRKLSQDMIEKLKKVGAIGEIFGYYFDKAGRIVYSTTTIGIKLEKIKNIKYMIGVAGGSHKAEAILSLGEIKNNTVFVIDEGIAKRIISLEK; encoded by the coding sequence ATGGAAAGTTATTTTGAATCTATAAAGAAAATTGCTCCTGAAATTGTTGAAATTATTGAAAGAAGATATGAGATTCTCAAAAATATTAGTTATTATCAACCAATTGGTCGAAGAGTTCTTGCAGAAAAGCTCAGCCTCACTGAAAGGATTGTTAGAAATGAAATAGACATATTGAGAAATTTAGGACTCATAAATGTAACTGAAAACGGAACGTTTTTAACAAATGAAGGCAAAGAGATTCTTGAAAAACTTTCTAACATAGTATATGATATAAAGGGATTAGAAGATATAAAGGCAAAGGTAAAAGAGATTTTAAAAGCAAAGGATGTATATGTTGTCCCGGGAGATGCTGATTTAAACCCTTATGTGCTAAAAGAAATTGGAATTTTGGCAAGTAAGGTCATTCTTACATTGATAGAAGATGTAAAGATAATTGCTGTAACAGGTGGGCAAACTGTAAAAGAAGTTGTTGATAGTTTTCCAACATGTTCTTTTAAAGACATATTGGTTGTTCCAGCAAGAGGCGGGATAGGTCAGGAAGTTGAAAAACAGGCAAATACACTTGCGGCAAACTTAGCGAAAAAGATAAATGGTAGTTATAAGCTTCTTCATCTACCTGATACAATGGATGAAGAGGTTTACAATCTTTTGATTAAAAAAGAAGAGGTTCAAGAGGTTCTAAACGATATTAACAACGCAGATATGCTTGTATTTGGAATAGGAAATGCAATTGAAATGGCAAAGAGAAGGAAATTGAGCCAAGATATGATAGAAAAACTCAAAAAGGTTGGAGCAATTGGTGAAATATTTGGGTATTATTTTGACAAAGCTGGCAGGATTGTGTATTCGACCACTACAATAGGTATAAAACTTGAAAAAATAAAAAACATTAAATATATGATAGGAGTTGCAGGAGGTTCACACAAAGCAGAGGCGATTTTATCGCTTGGAGAGATAAAAAACAATACCGTATTTGTTATAGACGAAGGAATAGCTAAAAGAATTATAAGTTTAGAAAAGTAA
- the recO gene encoding DNA repair protein RecO, which produces MKLIKTKGIVLKETNFEESSKILTVLTSDFGKIQVLSKNCRRLLSVLSAVSQPLMFCEFVIRRTKDIYSISSASVIESFFELSQDVNLAIYSGYLIELVDTFLEFEQKNEDVLRLLLNSLYLLKKGKDPEVVSRIFEIKILVYTGFFPQFTQCVKCQRKDITRAFFSFENSGLTCEKCKEENDIEIEIEVVKSILVIAATNLKKLNKISLDRSLNNKIKTITLPYIKMVLQKDIKILDFFRFIQ; this is translated from the coding sequence ATGAAATTAATTAAAACTAAAGGAATTGTGCTAAAAGAGACAAACTTTGAAGAGTCGAGTAAGATTTTGACTGTGCTCACAAGCGACTTTGGCAAAATTCAAGTTTTATCGAAAAATTGTAGAAGGCTATTGAGTGTACTTTCTGCTGTATCTCAGCCGCTCATGTTCTGTGAGTTTGTTATAAGAAGAACAAAAGATATATACTCAATTTCTTCAGCATCTGTGATTGAATCATTTTTTGAACTGTCTCAAGATGTAAATCTTGCAATTTATTCGGGATATCTTATTGAACTTGTTGACACTTTCTTGGAATTTGAACAAAAAAATGAGGATGTTTTAAGGCTTCTTTTAAACTCTCTTTATCTTCTGAAAAAAGGAAAAGACCCTGAAGTGGTCAGCAGGATATTTGAAATAAAAATTTTAGTATATACAGGCTTTTTCCCTCAGTTTACCCAGTGTGTAAAGTGTCAGAGAAAGGACATTACAAGAGCTTTCTTTTCTTTCGAAAATAGTGGTCTTACTTGCGAAAAGTGCAAAGAAGAGAACGATATAGAAATTGAGATTGAAGTTGTAAAGAGTATTTTGGTTATTGCAGCAACCAACTTAAAAAAGCTCAACAAGATTTCGCTTGACAGGTCTTTGAATAACAAGATAAAGACCATAACGCTACCATATATTAAAATGGTGCTGCAAAAAGATATCAAAATTCTTGATTTTTTTAGGTTTATACAATAA
- the tpiA gene encoding triose-phosphate isomerase produces MPKLNKKTIRDIDVSGKRVLVRVDFNVPQDENGNITDDRRIREALPTIKYLIDHNAKVILVSHLGRPKGKFDPKYSMAPVAKRLSELLGKEVVLAKDVIGDDAKKCVEQMKERDVVLLENVRFHKEEEENDREFAKALASLADIYVNDAFGTAHRAHASTAGVAEFLPAVAGFLMEKEIEMLGNALANPQRPFVAILGGAKVSDKIGVITNLLEKVDSLLIGGAMAYTFLKAKGYKIGKSKCEDDKLDVAREIMKKAEEKGVNLLLPVGSIVAKEFKNDTEFMYVPSDAMPDDMMGMDIGNTTIELFSKEIKKAKTIVWNGPMGVFEFPNFAKGTEAIARAVAEAVEENGAIAIIGGGDSAAAVEKLGFADKMTHISTGGGASLEFLEGKVLPGIACLLDKNPRKKIIAANWKMNKTPIEAKEFVEELKKYIDDVQAEVVICAPSILVPYVKEAIEGTNIKLGTQNMFYEEKGAYTGEISGPMLKEVGVEYVVIGHSERRQYFGETDEIVNKKVLAALKFGIKPIVCVGETLKQREYGITDELVRLQVKIALNGVSKEDVEKVVIAYEPIWAIGTGKNATPEEANRVIGVIRNVIAEIYDEDTAQKVRIQYGGSVNSANSADIFNMPEIDGGLVGGASLNAQEFAKILHY; encoded by the coding sequence ATGCCTAAGCTCAACAAAAAGACCATAAGAGATATAGATGTAAGCGGTAAAAGGGTTCTTGTGAGGGTTGACTTTAATGTTCCTCAAGATGAAAATGGCAATATCACTGATGATAGAAGAATAAGAGAAGCTCTTCCTACAATAAAGTATCTCATTGACCACAACGCAAAGGTAATATTGGTATCCCATTTGGGAAGACCGAAGGGCAAATTTGACCCGAAATACTCGATGGCTCCTGTTGCAAAAAGACTTTCTGAGCTTCTCGGCAAGGAAGTTGTTCTTGCAAAAGACGTTATAGGCGATGATGCAAAAAAGTGTGTTGAGCAGATGAAAGAAAGAGATGTAGTTCTTCTTGAAAATGTCAGATTCCACAAAGAGGAAGAAGAAAATGATAGAGAATTTGCAAAGGCTTTAGCCTCGCTTGCAGACATTTATGTCAATGACGCATTTGGTACAGCTCACAGAGCACATGCATCAACAGCAGGTGTTGCAGAGTTCTTGCCTGCAGTTGCTGGATTTTTGATGGAAAAAGAGATAGAAATGCTTGGCAATGCTCTTGCAAATCCGCAAAGACCTTTTGTTGCAATCTTGGGTGGCGCAAAAGTTTCTGATAAGATTGGGGTTATTACAAATCTTCTTGAAAAGGTTGATAGTCTCTTAATTGGCGGTGCAATGGCTTATACCTTCTTGAAGGCAAAAGGATATAAAATCGGGAAGTCAAAATGCGAAGATGATAAGCTTGATGTTGCAAGAGAGATAATGAAAAAGGCAGAGGAAAAAGGAGTAAACCTTCTGCTGCCTGTTGGAAGCATAGTAGCAAAAGAGTTTAAAAATGATACAGAGTTTATGTACGTACCATCAGATGCAATGCCAGACGATATGATGGGTATGGACATAGGGAATACCACAATTGAGCTTTTCTCAAAAGAGATAAAGAAGGCAAAGACCATTGTTTGGAACGGACCAATGGGTGTATTTGAATTTCCAAACTTTGCAAAGGGAACAGAAGCTATCGCAAGAGCTGTTGCTGAGGCTGTTGAAGAAAATGGCGCAATTGCAATTATCGGTGGTGGCGACTCTGCGGCTGCTGTTGAAAAACTGGGGTTTGCTGATAAGATGACACATATTTCAACAGGTGGCGGTGCTTCATTAGAGTTCTTGGAAGGCAAAGTTTTACCAGGTATTGCATGTCTTCTTGATAAAAATCCAAGAAAAAAGATAATCGCAGCAAACTGGAAGATGAACAAGACTCCTATTGAGGCGAAAGAGTTTGTTGAAGAGCTGAAAAAATATATTGATGATGTTCAGGCAGAAGTAGTTATCTGTGCTCCATCAATTCTTGTTCCTTATGTCAAAGAAGCAATAGAAGGAACAAATATAAAACTTGGAACACAAAACATGTTCTATGAAGAAAAAGGTGCATATACAGGTGAGATCTCAGGTCCAATGTTAAAGGAAGTTGGAGTTGAGTATGTGGTAATTGGTCACTCTGAAAGAAGGCAGTACTTTGGTGAAACTGATGAGATTGTGAACAAGAAAGTGTTAGCAGCGCTCAAGTTCGGTATCAAGCCTATTGTATGTGTTGGTGAGACACTTAAGCAAAGAGAATATGGTATTACAGATGAGCTTGTAAGGCTTCAGGTCAAGATTGCACTAAATGGTGTCTCAAAAGAAGATGTTGAAAAGGTTGTCATTGCATATGAGCCTATCTGGGCAATAGGTACAGGTAAGAATGCAACACCTGAAGAGGCAAATAGAGTAATTGGGGTTATCAGAAATGTAATTGCAGAGATTTACGATGAAGATACTGCGCAAAAGGTTAGAATTCAGTATGGCGGAAGTGTAAACTCTGCAAATTCAGCAGACATTTTCAATATGCCAGAGATTGATGGAGGCTTAGTTGGCGGTGCAAGCCTTAATGCTCAGGAATTTGCAAAGATATTACACTACTAA
- the gap gene encoding type I glyceraldehyde-3-phosphate dehydrogenase, whose protein sequence is MAVKIGINGFGRIGRNAFKAILAKYPNEFEVVAVNDLTDPKTLAHLLKYDSCYGIFNGTVDYTDTSIIVNGKEIKVLAEKDPANLPWKDLGVEVVIESTGRFTKKQDAEKHIQAGAKKVIITAPATDEDITIVMGVNEEMYDPAKHHVISNASCTTNCLAPVTKVIDKHFKVKRGLMTTVHSYTNDQQILDLPHKDLRRARAAALSIIPTTTGAAKAVALVLPHLKGKLNGFALRVPTPTVSVTDVVFEVEKPTTKEEVNSVLKAAAEGELKGILGYSEEPLVSVDYKGDPRSSIVDALSTMVIEDTLVKVVAWYDNEWGYSNRVADLLNYIVNKGL, encoded by the coding sequence ATGGCTGTTAAGATTGGTATTAATGGTTTTGGAAGAATTGGTAGAAATGCTTTCAAAGCAATTTTGGCAAAATATCCAAATGAGTTTGAGGTTGTTGCGGTAAACGACCTGACAGATCCAAAGACATTAGCACATCTTTTAAAGTATGACTCCTGTTATGGTATCTTCAATGGCACAGTGGACTATACAGACACATCAATAATTGTCAATGGCAAAGAGATAAAGGTATTAGCTGAAAAAGATCCAGCAAACTTGCCATGGAAAGATTTGGGTGTTGAGGTTGTAATTGAGTCAACAGGTAGATTTACAAAGAAACAGGATGCTGAAAAGCACATTCAAGCAGGTGCAAAGAAGGTAATCATCACAGCTCCGGCAACAGATGAAGACATCACAATTGTTATGGGTGTAAATGAGGAGATGTACGACCCTGCTAAGCACCATGTAATTTCAAATGCGTCCTGTACAACAAACTGTTTAGCACCAGTTACAAAGGTTATTGACAAGCATTTCAAGGTAAAAAGAGGTCTTATGACAACAGTTCACTCATATACAAATGACCAACAGATTTTGGATCTCCCACACAAGGATTTAAGGAGAGCAAGAGCAGCAGCGCTTTCTATTATTCCAACAACAACCGGTGCGGCAAAGGCAGTAGCGCTTGTTCTTCCACATCTCAAAGGAAAACTCAATGGTTTTGCACTCAGAGTTCCAACACCAACTGTTTCTGTTACAGACGTTGTGTTTGAGGTTGAAAAGCCAACAACAAAAGAAGAAGTAAACAGCGTTTTGAAAGCTGCTGCAGAAGGCGAATTAAAGGGTATTTTGGGATACAGCGAAGAACCGCTTGTTTCTGTTGACTACAAAGGCGATCCAAGGTCTTCAATAGTTGATGCTCTCTCAACAATGGTTATCGAAGATACGCTTGTAAAGGTTGTTGCATGGTACGACAACGAGTGGGGTTATTCCAACAGAGTTGCAGACCTTTTGAACTATATTGTAAACAAGGGACTGTAA
- the ppdK gene encoding pyruvate, phosphate dikinase, whose product MSKKKYVYMFYEGNKDMRELLGGKGANLAEMTNLGLPVPPGFTVTTEACTRYYEEGEKIADEIVEEIFEKLAELEKITGKKFGDPSNPLLVSVRSGARVSMPGMMDTILNLGINDEVVEGLAKLTNNERFAYDSYRRFIQMFSDVVMGIEKNKFEKILDEVKEKYGAKYDTDLTAEHLKEVVVKYKELYKAEKGEDFPQDPKVQLLEAVKAVFRSWNNPRAIVYRRLNEIPHDWGTAVNVQMMAYGNMGNDSGTGVAFTRNPATGEKELYGEFLMNAQGEDVVAGIRTPQPISALKETMPEVYQQLADIAKKLETYYKDMQDMEFTIERGKLYMLQTRNGKRTAQAALKIAVDMVEEGLITKEEAMLKVDPKQLDTLLHPTFEPDALKAAKPIAKGLPASPGAATGKIYFTAEEAKAAVERGEKKVILVRTETSPEDIEGMVAAQGILTSRGGMTSHAAVVARGMGKCCVAGCGDITINEEEKYFTTPDGKVYREGDWISLDGSTGYVYAGELPTKEPELTGYFATFMQWADEIRRLKVRANADTPRDAAQARKFGAEGIGLCRTEHMFFEEDRIPAMREMIVARTEEQRRKALEKLLPMQRGDFEALFREMKGYPVTIRLLDPPLHEFLPKEDDAIRELAAQMGITFEELKAIVQSLHELNPMLGHRGCRLAVTYPEIAEMQTRAIIEAAINVKNEGIDVVPEIMVPLVGELKELKYIKDIIVKTAEKVMEEKGVKIEYKVGTMIEVPRAALTADEIAKEAEFFSFGTNDLTQMTYGFSRDDIGKFLNDYFEKKIFETDPFARLDEKGVGKLIKMAAELGRATRPDIKLGICGEHGGDPSSIEFCHNAGLDYVSCSPFRVPIARLAAAQAQVKSKMKAFIDK is encoded by the coding sequence TTGAGCAAAAAGAAATACGTCTACATGTTCTATGAAGGTAACAAAGACATGAGAGAGCTTCTTGGTGGAAAAGGTGCGAATCTTGCTGAGATGACAAATCTTGGACTTCCTGTTCCTCCTGGATTTACTGTCACAACAGAAGCTTGTACAAGATACTATGAAGAAGGCGAAAAGATAGCAGATGAGATTGTAGAAGAGATCTTTGAAAAACTTGCTGAACTTGAGAAGATCACAGGCAAGAAATTCGGTGATCCAAGCAACCCACTTCTTGTCTCTGTTCGAAGCGGTGCAAGAGTTTCAATGCCAGGTATGATGGATACAATCCTCAACCTTGGTATCAATGATGAAGTTGTTGAAGGGTTAGCAAAACTTACAAACAATGAGAGGTTCGCATACGACTCATACAGAAGATTCATTCAGATGTTCTCTGACGTTGTTATGGGCATTGAAAAGAACAAGTTTGAAAAGATACTTGATGAAGTCAAAGAAAAGTATGGTGCAAAATACGACACAGACTTGACAGCTGAGCATTTAAAAGAGGTTGTTGTAAAGTACAAAGAGCTTTACAAAGCTGAAAAAGGTGAAGATTTCCCGCAAGACCCTAAAGTTCAACTCTTAGAAGCGGTAAAAGCAGTTTTCAGGTCCTGGAACAACCCAAGAGCTATTGTATACAGAAGACTTAACGAGATCCCACACGATTGGGGAACAGCTGTAAACGTTCAGATGATGGCATATGGTAACATGGGCAACGACTCTGGTACAGGCGTTGCATTTACAAGAAATCCTGCAACAGGTGAAAAAGAGCTTTATGGCGAGTTCTTGATGAACGCACAGGGTGAAGACGTTGTTGCAGGTATCAGAACACCACAGCCAATCTCTGCTTTGAAAGAGACAATGCCAGAGGTTTACCAGCAGCTTGCTGACATTGCAAAGAAACTTGAAACATATTACAAAGACATGCAGGATATGGAGTTTACAATTGAAAGAGGCAAACTCTATATGCTTCAGACAAGAAATGGTAAGAGAACTGCACAGGCAGCGCTTAAGATTGCAGTTGATATGGTGGAAGAAGGTCTTATTACAAAAGAAGAAGCAATGTTAAAAGTTGACCCCAAACAGCTTGATACACTACTTCACCCAACATTTGAGCCAGATGCACTCAAAGCTGCAAAACCAATTGCAAAGGGTCTTCCTGCATCACCTGGTGCTGCAACAGGTAAGATTTATTTCACAGCTGAAGAAGCAAAAGCTGCTGTTGAAAGAGGAGAAAAGAAGGTTATTCTTGTTAGAACAGAAACATCTCCAGAGGACATTGAAGGTATGGTTGCAGCTCAGGGTATTTTGACATCAAGAGGCGGTATGACATCACACGCTGCAGTTGTTGCAAGAGGTATGGGTAAATGCTGTGTTGCAGGATGTGGCGACATTACTATAAACGAAGAAGAGAAATATTTCACGACACCTGATGGAAAAGTTTATCGTGAAGGGGATTGGATTTCACTTGACGGTTCAACAGGATACGTATATGCTGGAGAGCTTCCAACAAAAGAGCCAGAGCTCACAGGTTATTTTGCAACATTTATGCAATGGGCTGATGAGATAAGAAGACTTAAAGTTAGAGCAAACGCAGATACACCAAGAGATGCTGCACAGGCAAGGAAGTTTGGTGCAGAGGGTATTGGTCTTTGCAGAACAGAGCACATGTTCTTTGAAGAAGATAGAATTCCTGCAATGAGAGAGATGATTGTTGCAAGAACAGAAGAGCAGAGAAGAAAAGCTCTTGAGAAGCTCCTACCAATGCAAAGAGGAGACTTTGAAGCACTGTTCAGAGAAATGAAAGGTTACCCTGTTACAATAAGACTTTTAGACCCACCACTCCATGAATTCTTGCCAAAAGAAGATGATGCTATAAGAGAACTTGCAGCACAGATGGGCATCACCTTTGAAGAACTCAAGGCAATTGTTCAGAGTTTGCACGAGCTCAACCCGATGCTTGGACACAGAGGTTGCCGTTTGGCTGTAACATATCCTGAGATTGCTGAGATGCAGACAAGGGCTATTATCGAGGCAGCAATCAATGTAAAGAATGAAGGTATTGATGTTGTTCCTGAGATAATGGTTCCTCTTGTTGGTGAGTTAAAAGAGCTCAAATATATTAAAGACATCATTGTAAAGACAGCTGAAAAAGTTATGGAAGAAAAAGGTGTTAAGATTGAATACAAAGTTGGGACAATGATTGAGGTACCACGTGCTGCACTTACTGCTGATGAGATTGCAAAAGAAGCTGAGTTCTTCTCATTCGGTACAAACGACTTGACACAGATGACATATGGTTTTTCCAGAGACGACATTGGTAAGTTCTTAAATGACTACTTTGAAAAGAAAATATTCGAAACAGATCCATTTGCAAGACTTGACGAAAAAGGTGTTGGCAAACTCATTAAGATGGCTGCAGAACTTGGAAGAGCAACAAGACCAGACATCAAACTTGGTATCTGTGGTGAGCATGGCGGCGATCCATCCAGCATAGAGTTCTGCCACAACGCAGGGCTTGACTATGTATCATGTTCACCGTTCAGAGTACCAATTGCAAGACTTGCTGCAGCTCAGGCTCAAGTAAAATCAAAGATGAAGGCATTTATTGATAAATAA
- a CDS encoding glycine--tRNA ligase has product MDEIVALCKRRGFIFQSSEIYGGLNSCWDYGPLGVEMKNNIKRLWWKANVQLRDDVVGLDSSILMNPKVWEASGHLSNFADPMADCKVCKKRWRVDQLQEYKCPECGGELTEARMFNLMFKTFMGPVEDESAVVYLRPETAQGIFVNFVNVQQTMRKKLPFGIAQIGKSFRNEITPGNFIFRTREFEQMEIEYFVKPGTDEYWHKHWIEQRINWYYKLGIRKENLRVREHGKDELAHYAKACVDIEYLFPMGWSELEGIANRTDFDLTQHQKYSGENLTYFDDETKQRYIPYVIEPSAGVDRSLLAFLIDAYEYQQIDKDDFRVVLHLHPAIAPVKAAVFPLMKKEELVKKAREIYNELKYKWIVQYDESGSIGKRYRRQDEIGTPFGITVDYQTLEDETVTIRDRDTMEQVRVHIKEIIPYLEERIEVKF; this is encoded by the coding sequence ATGGATGAAATAGTTGCCCTTTGCAAACGTCGTGGATTTATATTCCAATCAAGCGAGATATACGGTGGACTCAATAGCTGCTGGGACTATGGTCCTCTTGGTGTAGAGATGAAAAATAACATAAAAAGACTGTGGTGGAAAGCAAACGTCCAGCTCAGAGACGATGTTGTGGGGCTTGACTCGAGCATCTTGATGAACCCAAAGGTGTGGGAAGCAAGCGGACACTTGAGTAATTTTGCCGACCCTATGGCTGACTGCAAGGTGTGCAAAAAAAGATGGAGAGTAGACCAGTTACAAGAGTATAAGTGTCCTGAATGCGGCGGTGAACTTACGGAGGCAAGGATGTTCAACCTTATGTTCAAAACATTTATGGGCCCTGTGGAGGACGAGTCGGCAGTAGTGTATTTGAGACCTGAAACAGCACAAGGTATTTTTGTAAACTTTGTAAACGTACAGCAGACCATGAGAAAAAAACTTCCTTTTGGGATTGCTCAGATTGGTAAGTCGTTCAGAAATGAAATCACGCCTGGTAACTTTATTTTCAGGACAAGAGAGTTTGAACAGATGGAAATAGAGTATTTTGTAAAGCCAGGGACTGATGAGTACTGGCACAAACACTGGATTGAGCAAAGGATAAACTGGTATTACAAGCTGGGAATAAGAAAGGAAAACTTGAGAGTTCGTGAACACGGCAAGGACGAGCTTGCACACTATGCAAAAGCATGTGTGGACATTGAATATTTATTCCCGATGGGATGGTCTGAACTTGAAGGTATTGCGAACAGGACCGATTTTGACCTGACACAGCATCAAAAATACAGTGGCGAAAATTTAACATACTTTGACGATGAGACAAAACAAAGGTATATTCCATATGTAATTGAGCCATCTGCGGGCGTGGACAGGTCTTTACTTGCATTTTTAATTGATGCATATGAATACCAGCAGATTGATAAAGATGACTTTAGAGTGGTACTTCACCTTCATCCTGCGATTGCGCCTGTAAAAGCTGCTGTGTTCCCGCTTATGAAAAAAGAAGAGCTTGTAAAAAAAGCAAGGGAAATTTACAATGAGCTTAAATACAAGTGGATTGTTCAATACGATGAGAGTGGTAGCATAGGTAAAAGATACAGACGCCAAGATGAGATAGGAACACCGTTCGGGATCACGGTGGATTATCAGACTTTAGAAGATGAAACTGTTACGATAAGAGATAGAGACACCATGGAGCAAGTGAGGGTGCATATAAAAGAAATAATTCCTTACCTTGAAGAAAGAATTGAGGTAAAGTTTTAA
- the gpmI gene encoding 2,3-bisphosphoglycerate-independent phosphoglycerate mutase → MMKKPVVLIIMDGWGYNPKQEGNAVALGKTPNLDYYEKNYPYTLIGSSGMDVGLPEGQMGNSEVGHLNLGAGRIVYQEFTRITKSIKDGDFFEKEEFLMAIENCKKYNSSLHLMGLLSDGGVHSHNTHLYALLELAKKHNLEKVYVHCFLDGRDVPPSSAKGYIEELEQKMKEIGCGKIATVMGRYYAMDRDKRWERVEKAYNAMVFGEGEYASSGLEAVEKSYEKGNTDEFVIPTVVLENGKPVATINEHDSIIFFNFRPDRARQITRAFCDVEFDGFERKKGYFEVFFVCMTQYDVTIKNCHVAFKPENLTNTLGEYLSKLGLKQLRIAETEKYAHVTFFFNGGVEVPNVGEDRVLVPSPKVATYDLKPEMSAYEVTEALLERIEKDEYDVIICNYANGDMVGHTGILEAAIKAVEAVDSCIGKVVEKVLQKGGVAIITADHGNCEQMIDYETGEPHTAHTTNKVPLYLVGYGNVKLRDDGILADIAPTILDILGLEKPSEMKGSSLIIK, encoded by the coding sequence ATGATGAAAAAACCTGTTGTTCTTATCATCATGGATGGTTGGGGTTACAACCCAAAGCAAGAGGGGAATGCTGTTGCTTTGGGTAAGACCCCCAACCTTGACTATTACGAAAAGAATTACCCATATACTTTGATTGGTAGCAGTGGCATGGACGTTGGTCTTCCTGAAGGTCAGATGGGGAATTCTGAGGTAGGTCATCTTAATTTGGGTGCTGGGAGAATTGTGTATCAGGAGTTTACAAGAATAACAAAGTCAATTAAAGATGGTGATTTTTTTGAAAAAGAAGAGTTTTTAATGGCAATAGAAAATTGTAAAAAATATAACTCTTCTCTTCATCTGATGGGGCTTTTATCAGATGGTGGTGTGCATAGTCACAACACTCACCTTTATGCTCTTTTGGAGCTCGCAAAAAAGCATAATCTTGAAAAGGTTTATGTTCACTGTTTTTTGGATGGAAGAGACGTTCCACCTTCAAGCGCAAAGGGTTATATAGAAGAACTTGAACAGAAGATGAAAGAAATTGGTTGTGGCAAGATTGCAACAGTAATGGGCAGATACTATGCAATGGACAGAGACAAAAGGTGGGAAAGAGTAGAAAAGGCTTATAATGCAATGGTGTTTGGTGAAGGCGAATATGCAAGCTCAGGATTAGAGGCAGTTGAAAAGTCGTATGAAAAAGGCAACACGGATGAGTTTGTAATTCCGACTGTTGTACTTGAAAATGGCAAACCAGTTGCAACAATAAATGAACATGACAGTATTATTTTCTTTAACTTTAGACCCGATAGAGCAAGACAAATCACAAGAGCATTTTGTGATGTTGAGTTTGATGGGTTTGAAAGGAAAAAGGGATATTTTGAAGTGTTCTTTGTATGCATGACCCAGTATGATGTGACTATAAAAAACTGTCATGTTGCTTTCAAACCAGAGAACTTAACAAACACTTTAGGAGAATACCTTAGCAAGTTAGGGTTAAAACAACTTCGAATTGCTGAGACAGAAAAGTACGCTCATGTCACCTTCTTCTTCAACGGCGGTGTGGAAGTACCAAATGTCGGAGAAGACAGGGTTTTAGTACCATCACCAAAGGTGGCAACATATGATCTTAAGCCTGAGATGAGCGCATATGAGGTAACGGAAGCTTTGCTTGAGAGGATAGAAAAAGATGAATATGATGTAATAATCTGCAACTATGCAAATGGTGACATGGTAGGGCACACAGGCATTTTAGAGGCTGCTATAAAGGCTGTTGAGGCTGTAGATAGCTGCATAGGAAAAGTTGTGGAGAAAGTGTTGCAAAAGGGCGGCGTTGCAATAATAACTGCTGACCATGGCAACTGCGAGCAGATGATTGATTATGAGACAGGCGAGCCTCATACAGCTCATACAACAAATAAGGTGCCTTTGTATCTTGTTGGGTATGGCAATGTTAAATTAAGAGACGACGGAATTTTAGCAGACATTGCTCCGACAATCTTAGACATCTTAGGGTTAGAAAAGCCTTCAGAGATGAAAGGAAGTTCGCTTATTATTAAATAA